The Planctomycetaceae bacterium genome includes the window TTCAAAAATGTCACGAAGCACAGCACCACAAAGATGGCTGCCAGTGCGCCTTCGCGAACGTAGCCAATGGATTTCAATCCCGGAGCCGCAAGTGTTGCACATTCATAAATCGATGCGGCAAACACAAACAAATAGAAGATGCCGAGAATTGCCGCCGTTGTCATACCGGCGATTGCCCAGCCGGAAAATCGAACAGGCACAGCAGGTCCGTGGAGAGGTGCGTTCGTCGAAGTCGATGGAGGTTGAAAGGGATTGGTGTTCATGACTGTATGAGGCTCAGCATTGCCGAAGTGATTCGGATGTTTACCGTTCTTGTCCCGTTCTATCGCACGCAGGATTCTGCCATTCAGTCAGACCTGGCACAAGTTCGAGTCGACTGACGCACAATCCCCGACGGACTGAATGCAGACGCCGGCTGAATGGGATGAGCCGTTAGCTGGCGAATTGGGGCGATAACAGCCTGTTGAACAACGGCACGGGCTCGAGCAGGAAACCTTGAAACCGACGGTTCCTGTTCGTCCTGCGTGCCTATCCCGGTTTTTCAACGGACAGCTGAACGCAGGACCGTCTGGATCACCGCCAGCCGTTCCGCGTTCGAATTCCGGCTGACCATTGTCGTGACGGTCAAACTAAGCGAAGATGGTTTGAAATCCGGGCAGAAACAAACTGCCATCAACGGCGGAGAACCTTTGCGAGAACACAGGCGGAATCCATGAGGAAGGCGGCACATCACCCATCACTGCTGACAGAATTGCGTCGTCGCCATTTCCTGAGTCGTGCTGGGGGCGGTGCAGCATCTCTGACGGGTATCGCTGCACTGTCGGACCTGCTGTCCGGGTCGGCTGTTGCAGCTGACTCTTCCCAGGCAGCGGCGTCTCAGTCCAATGATCCGTTGTCCGTGAAACAGCCTCATTATCCCGGAAAGGCCAGAGCGGTTATCCATCTGCTCATGGCGGGCGCCCCCAGTCAACTGGAACTGTTCGACAACAAACCACTGCTGACGGAGCTTTCCGGTAAGCCTTTGCCTCCTTCGGTCATTGGGGGGCAGCGTTACGCATTCATCCAGCCGGATGCGGCGGTTCTGGGACCCCAATTTGAATTTGGTCGACATGGCGAATGTGGAGCAGAAATTTCCTCCGCAATGCCGAACCTGGCTTCCATTGCGGACGACATTTGTCTGATCCGGTCGATGCACACAACGCAGTTCAATCACGCTCCAGCACAGATTTACATGAACACTGGGTTTTCCCAACCCGGGCGTCCAAGTCTGGGATCATGGCTGCTGTACGGTCTTGGATCGGAAACACGCGACCTGCCCGCGTTTGTCGTCATGAGCACCGGGGCGGGTATCAGCGGCGGAACGGCACTTTGGTCCAGCGGATTTCTGCCAACAGTTTACACAGGAATTCAGTTTCGCAGCCAGGGCGACCCTATCCTGGATGTCACAAGTCCTCCGGGTGTTTCCGATGGACTGCAGGACGACACTTATGATCTGATCAATCGGATGAACCGACGGCGTCTTGAAGCGTTGGCAGATCCCGAAATTGCTACACGGATCGCGTCGTTTGAAATGGCTGCGCGCCTTCAGGTTTCGGCTCCTGAATTGATGGACTTCAGCAACGAAACCAAAGAAACGCTCGATCTTTATGGCTGTGATCCTGCAAAGCCGAACTTTGCGCGAGCCTGCCTGCTGGCACGCCGTATGGTTCAGCGCGGTGTGCGCTGCGTGAGTATCATTCATAGTGGCTGGGACGCGCACAGCAACGTGAAAGGCAATGTGCAGAACAACTGCAATGCCACCGATCAGGCCTCAGCGGCTCTTGTGCGGGATCTGAAACAACTGGGAATGCTCGACGAAACACTGGTGGTCTGGGGCGGAGAATTCGGACGAACGCCGATGGTCGAATCCAACCCGGCTCTCGGTCGGGCACTTGGGAGGGACCATCATCCGCAGGCATTTACCGTCTGGCTGGCTGGCGGTGGCGTTCAACCGGGCATGACGCTGGGTGCGACCGATGAATTTGGATTCCACATCACTGAAAATCCCGTCGATGTGCACGATTTACAGGCAACCATTCTGCATTGTCTGGGTCTGGATCATGAGCGACTCACGTATCATCTGGCGGGCCGGGACTTTCGTTTGACGGACGTGCATGGTCGCGTGGTTCATGAAATTCTTTGAAAGTCGCGAAAACGCATGTGTGCAAAGGGTCGTAAGGGAAAACGAAGAACGTCGAGCAACGGACGCCGAAGCAGTGTCTCCGATGAATCCGGATCAGGTGGGCCATCTGGACGAGGCCCACAAAAAGTTCGCGTCGATCTGAAGAAAAACAAACAGGCCAAAGCCCGGCAGCAAAATCTCACCAGCGAACTGCTGAATGACGAAGAACTGGCCGAAGACGCGAGCACTGAGGAACGCGTCACTTCACGTAATCAGGTTTCTCGTCGACGAACCGTTGTTGGCGTTGAAGTCGAAGGTGATCAGATCATTCGATCCGTGGACGAAACCGACTGCCAGCGCGGTCGGGTGATCAGTTTTATCGGTCTGAACTGCATCGTGCAGAATGAGACCGGTGAGGAATACGAATGTACGATCCGCGGGGTTCTTCGATCACTCGCCCGAGACAGCCGTAATGTCGTGGTGACAGGAGACCGAGTGCTGTTTCGTCAGGAAGGCGACAGCTATCAGGGCGTGATTGAACGTGTCGAGCCGCGCCATGGCGTCCTGTCGCGGGGAAGTCAGGGACGCGAACACGTGATTGTCGCCAATATCGATCAGGTCCTGATCGTCGCGTCCGCCGCTGATCCGGATTTCAAACCACAACTGATCGATCGTTATCTGGTGGTGGCAGAACGCCACGGTGTTCGGCCACTGATCTGCATCAACAAAGTGGATCTGGTTGACCCGGATATTCTGCTGGATGCAGTCCGCATCTACGGCCGCATCGGGTATCCGGTGATCCTTTCCAGTTCAAAGGACAGACAGGGAGTAGACCAGCTTCGACGCTGTCTGAAAGGTCGCCAGACAGCAGTCAGCGGACAGAGTGGCGTTGGCAAATCATCGCTGCTGAATTGTGTGGATGGCGACCTGAACCTCCGCACGGCAGATGTCAGCGACTGGACCGGCAAAGGTACACATACCACGCGACGGGCTCGACTGATGACACTTTCATTCGGCGGCTGGGTTGCGGATACACCCGGAATCAGGCAATTCGAACTTTGGGATGTCTCGCTCGAAGAAGTCGATGGCTACTTCATTGAATTTCGTCCGTTTATCGCGAACTGTCGATTTCCTGACTGTAGTCACATCCACGAAAACGACTGTGCTGTGAAGACGGCAGTGGCCTCCCGAATGATCAGCGAAGCGCGATATCAAAGTTATCTTCGGCTGCGGGAAGAAGACATTTTTCTCTGGAAGAATCCCGCCCGAGGATCCGCGCAGGCCATGAAGTCCGATTGATGCAATTTCGTTTCACTCTGAACCGGCGGTTTCAACAAACCGAACGGCCACCCTTGACCTCAGCGAGTTTGAACGCATGAACAAATCCCGTCGCAGTCAGCCGGATTTTGAATGCCTGCACTGCGGCGAAATGCTGCCTGGGGGAAGTCACTTTTGTCGGCACTGTGGCGCCGATGCCAGTGTCGGATGGAATCACGACGATTCTGCTGAACCGGATTATGGCCAGGATGACTTTGAATATGACGACTACATTGCCAGAGAATTTCCAGAACATCTGGATCCGGATGCTCCGGCCATGGCAGGAAGAAAATTCGTTGCCTGGGTGATCCTGGCACTTGTGATCAGCATGATCATCGGCGCCATGCCGTTCTTCTTTTAAGATGGCCGCCTGTCTGGAAAATCACAGCCAGGGAAATCGTTTCGCCCAGTTTTAACTGCGGACAAGACGAAAGCATCCAGCAGACTGCTGCGTATGCATCTGCTCCTGAAACAACCACCGTTACTGCATCAGAGTATCGTATGAAATTCGAACTGATTAACACCCGCCAGGGCATTCACGACACCCAGTCACGAATCACGTCGGCCTCGCACTCGGTATTGCAGCAAAGTGGTGAAGGTTGGTCTGTCTCGATGCATCGAATGCACGGAGGTTTGTCCGATGGCGTCGATGTGATCACGCTGAACAACGGTCGAATGACATTGTGGATTCTGCCAACACGCGGCATGGGCGTCTGGCGCGGAGAAGTCGATGGAATCCCGCTGCAATGGAATTCTCCTGTCGAAATGCCTGTGCATCCATCATTCGTGGATCAGTCGAGACGAGGTGGTATAGGCTGGCTGGATGGTTTCAACGAATTGATTTGCCGCTGTGGTCTCGGATGGCATGGAGCCCCCGGCACCGACATTGTTAGAAACCCGGATGGTAGCGTCGTGTCCGAGCAATTCCTTCCGCTGCATGGTCGGATCGCTAATCTGGCCGCTCACCAGGTCACAGTTGAGATCTCTGAAGACGATCGTGGCCTCATTACCGTGACCGGGGTTGTTGATGAGACAAGTGTATTCGGCGGGCGACTGCGGCTGACATCTGTGCTGTCGACGGTAACAGGAAGCAACTCATTCGAAATTGCAGATACCGTGACCAACCTCGGCAGCACTCAGGCCGAAGTCGAAATGCTTTACCACTGCAACGTTGGGGAACCATTTCTTGCGGCAGGTTCCGTCTACCACGGTGCGGCAAGTGAAGTTGCTCCCCGAGACGCTCGAGCCGCGGAAGGCTTGAGCATGTGGAATATCTACGAAGGGCCAAGCCGCGGATTTGCGGAACAGGTCTACTTCTGTGCGGCGGCGGCAGATGTCAATGGCTGGGGGATCGGAGTGCTGACGGACGAAGACGCGCAGCATGCGTTCTGTGTGCGGTACGACACTGCAACGTTGCCCTATTTCGCTTTGTGGAAGAATACACAGGCGCTGGAAGATGGATACTGCACAGGTCTGGAGCCGGCCAGCAGTTTTCCGAATCTTCGCTCGGTGGAACGGGAGAATGGCCGTGTCATCCAACTGGCTCCGCATCATTCGGTCACGTTTCGATTGAGCTTTGAAGCCGCTGCCGATCGAAAACGAGTCCGACAGCTTGTCGACGAAGTCACGACACTGCAGGTAGCAACTCCTCGCACGGTTCATTCGGAGCCAAAAGCTGAATGGAGCCCCTGATAAGATTAACCGAGAGTCTCGGCGCGAGAATCCCTGATTCGCTATGCCGCAGATTGTCGGTCGACCAGTTTTCGATCGCTCTCGATTTCACCGGGCCAGTGAAAAGGTGAGATGCTGATCTGGTTCTTTAAACAGAAGTCGCGAATCACCCTGCATGCAGTAGCGATCGCCTGAACCGGCAGGCTATTCCAGAGAGGCAGCGCAAGAATCTCGTGCGAATGTCGATGAGCATTGGGAAACGACTCTGGTCGTTCGCCCCGTGGAAACTCAAATAGTGTCGCGGTGTCGATCCCGTTTTCCCATAGTTCAGCTCTCAATGTATCTCGATGCAGACCTGGCACGCGGATCGGATAATGGCTGAACGCCGCGTCAGGTACCGGTACACTGGAGTCCGGAAACAGAAGCGTTTCGTATGATCTGAAGAGCTGCCGCCGCTGAGAGATGATTCTGTCAGTGCCGCGAGCCAGGTTGCTGGCGAGTGTCAGATGAAGGGAGGTTGGACCATGAGACCAGTCACGAGACATCGGCGGGAGTTGATCGTCCGCTGAGTTCCCATCAGCGATGACGGGAGAACTTCCGCGGCGAAGGCGATCCTGGAGTGTCCGAATCAGGGCATAACATGCCGGCACGTGTGCAGCCGATCGAAGCAGCAGTTCTGCGTTCTGTCGAATGCTGCGTACAAGTCGCTTCGGGGCCAAATCGATACACCGTTGGGCTCTCATCCAGTCTGCCATTTGCTGATCGTGAGTTAACAGCAGTCCGCCCCAACCGGCATACAATGGCTTGCCAAGGCCAAAGCTGACGATGGCAACATCAGATTTGCGTAGTCTTTGCATATCATTCTGCGTGGGGACACTCATCGCCATGTCAAAGATTCGCATTCCGGCGTCGATCAGCGCCGTCGGCAAGTCGCTGTCTGAATAGCGAAGCCCGTACACCTCAGAAAGAATGACGGCGTCATGCCTTGTTGCAGAACGATCGGCGTTTCCCGACATCAGCAGGCCATTCTGCTCACTATCCATCAGCTTCAGCCGTCGACCGCTGCGACGAACCGCTTCGCGAACGACACCGCACGTGAATGCGGGCGTGTAGACTGTGCATTCATCTGAAGTGGCAAATTCAAGGCTGCGGCAGATTGCATAACGACCGGATGGTACCCAGATGGCGTGTGGAACCTTCAGCCGTGTTGCCCAGATCTCCTCTGCCGCTTCAATTTTTGCAGGAAACATGCCGAGCAGAAACTGGTATACAAGGTGCCCCATTCCAAATGAAGGACGGTGACGTGGAATCATGTTGTAGCCCTTCAATGGTGTGATTGGTGTGCTTAGTGGATCGCCCAGAATGCAGCAACGACCAGAACACAGGTCGACATCAGTATCGAGGCGACTGGGACACCGGATGGCTTACCGGCATACCGCAGCAGAGCGATCCGTAACAACAGAACTCCGCCTTCTCCGGCGCCCCAACCAATCGCAGCACCGACGGACCACGAAATGTGGCTGAACATCCAGATTGAATCGGCAAAAATGAGGATCCCAATCACGACTGCCACGACGTCAGGCCAGTTCAGCGACCAGGCATTGACCGTATACTTCATTCCCATGTTAATGCACGACAAATAGAGTCCCGGACAGAGAATCACCATGGCCTGCGCAACGGGCAGCATGTCCGCAGGCAGTAACGCTCGGGTCAGGGGAATGCAGAAAAGAATTCCGAGCAGACAGGCAGGCACAAAAACCAGAGAAACCAGATGCATCTCACGCCGAACGATCCTGCCGACGCTCCGGACATCGTTGATTTCAATGGCCCGTACCAGCGCCGCAAACGAAGACACGAACATGCTGGTTGAAAGAAATCCGGCAGTCGAAACGAGACGAAATGCGGTGCCAAAGACACTCACATCCAGATCCGTTGCAAATATGCTCAACAACAAAACGCCAATCCGCTGAAACAGGCTGGTCAGAAATAATGTCGTGCCGACCGGAAAAACTTCACGCAGAACGACTGATACAGAGCTCATTGATCGTCCACGATCGTCGGCGGCTTCTTCCGCTGTCCCATCACCAAACACAGGGCGGACACAGGAAAGCGTTGCTTCGAAACCCATCCGGCCGATGTTTGTCAACAGCCAGATCGTCAGCAACCACGGTATGCTCATCTGCATCCAGGCCGCCAGCGCCATGCCAGTCACCGCAAGCGTGCGTGAAACCAGCATGATCGCTGCTTCAACATCCAGGCGTTCACGCCCGCGCAGGTACCAGAGAAACGGATCAGTCGATGGCTGCGTGGACGCAATGGCGAAACACAGCAATGCGATGGGAAGGGTCAGGTTGTTTAACGGCAGCAACGTCAGAACTGCTGCCGAAACGATCGTGTAGAATACCTTACACCAGGCTGAAAGCCGAAGGATTCTCACTGGTCGCGCTGTAAAAGAGAACTCGCGTGTGGCCCAGAGACGCGAACCGTAGTCCGAGGCCATTTCGCTGACACCAATCAGAGCCGT containing:
- a CDS encoding aldose 1-epimerase family protein, with product MKFELINTRQGIHDTQSRITSASHSVLQQSGEGWSVSMHRMHGGLSDGVDVITLNNGRMTLWILPTRGMGVWRGEVDGIPLQWNSPVEMPVHPSFVDQSRRGGIGWLDGFNELICRCGLGWHGAPGTDIVRNPDGSVVSEQFLPLHGRIANLAAHQVTVEISEDDRGLITVTGVVDETSVFGGRLRLTSVLSTVTGSNSFEIADTVTNLGSTQAEVEMLYHCNVGEPFLAAGSVYHGAASEVAPRDARAAEGLSMWNIYEGPSRGFAEQVYFCAAAADVNGWGIGVLTDEDAQHAFCVRYDTATLPYFALWKNTQALEDGYCTGLEPASSFPNLRSVERENGRVIQLAPHHSVTFRLSFEAAADRKRVRQLVDEVTTLQVATPRTVHSEPKAEWSP
- a CDS encoding DUF1501 domain-containing protein — encoded protein: MRKAAHHPSLLTELRRRHFLSRAGGGAASLTGIAALSDLLSGSAVAADSSQAAASQSNDPLSVKQPHYPGKARAVIHLLMAGAPSQLELFDNKPLLTELSGKPLPPSVIGGQRYAFIQPDAAVLGPQFEFGRHGECGAEISSAMPNLASIADDICLIRSMHTTQFNHAPAQIYMNTGFSQPGRPSLGSWLLYGLGSETRDLPAFVVMSTGAGISGGTALWSSGFLPTVYTGIQFRSQGDPILDVTSPPGVSDGLQDDTYDLINRMNRRRLEALADPEIATRIASFEMAARLQVSAPELMDFSNETKETLDLYGCDPAKPNFARACLLARRMVQRGVRCVSIIHSGWDAHSNVKGNVQNNCNATDQASAALVRDLKQLGMLDETLVVWGGEFGRTPMVESNPALGRALGRDHHPQAFTVWLAGGGVQPGMTLGATDEFGFHITENPVDVHDLQATILHCLGLDHERLTYHLAGRDFRLTDVHGRVVHEIL
- a CDS encoding DegT/DnrJ/EryC1/StrS family aminotransferase — encoded protein: MIPRHRPSFGMGHLVYQFLLGMFPAKIEAAEEIWATRLKVPHAIWVPSGRYAICRSLEFATSDECTVYTPAFTCGVVREAVRRSGRRLKLMDSEQNGLLMSGNADRSATRHDAVILSEVYGLRYSDSDLPTALIDAGMRIFDMAMSVPTQNDMQRLRKSDVAIVSFGLGKPLYAGWGGLLLTHDQQMADWMRAQRCIDLAPKRLVRSIRQNAELLLRSAAHVPACYALIRTLQDRLRRGSSPVIADGNSADDQLPPMSRDWSHGPTSLHLTLASNLARGTDRIISQRRQLFRSYETLLFPDSSVPVPDAAFSHYPIRVPGLHRDTLRAELWENGIDTATLFEFPRGERPESFPNAHRHSHEILALPLWNSLPVQAIATACRVIRDFCLKNQISISPFHWPGEIESDRKLVDRQSAA
- the rsgA gene encoding ribosome small subunit-dependent GTPase A, translated to MCAKGRKGKRRTSSNGRRSSVSDESGSGGPSGRGPQKVRVDLKKNKQAKARQQNLTSELLNDEELAEDASTEERVTSRNQVSRRRTVVGVEVEGDQIIRSVDETDCQRGRVISFIGLNCIVQNETGEEYECTIRGVLRSLARDSRNVVVTGDRVLFRQEGDSYQGVIERVEPRHGVLSRGSQGREHVIVANIDQVLIVASAADPDFKPQLIDRYLVVAERHGVRPLICINKVDLVDPDILLDAVRIYGRIGYPVILSSSKDRQGVDQLRRCLKGRQTAVSGQSGVGKSSLLNCVDGDLNLRTADVSDWTGKGTHTTRRARLMTLSFGGWVADTPGIRQFELWDVSLEEVDGYFIEFRPFIANCRFPDCSHIHENDCAVKTAVASRMISEARYQSYLRLREEDIFLWKNPARGSAQAMKSD
- a CDS encoding zinc ribbon domain-containing protein, which gives rise to MNKSRRSQPDFECLHCGEMLPGGSHFCRHCGADASVGWNHDDSAEPDYGQDDFEYDDYIAREFPEHLDPDAPAMAGRKFVAWVILALVISMIIGAMPFFF